From the genome of Candidatus Defluviilinea proxima:
ATCGTGAGCCATGATGCAGGCTGACCATAAATACGTGTGGCTTGCGATGGAATGGTGACAAACGCTACGAAAAGACAAGCGCAAAAGAATACGATGATGAGAATAATGGGGACAAGTTTTTTCATAGGAGGGAAACAAAGCTCACGTCTACGTATTACGCGATTCAATATATGACCGTAAGATCATCACGGCCGCAAGTGAGTCGTGATGACCGGCACGTTTCTTGCGTGAAAATCCCATTTCGATGACAGTGGCACGCGCATCTTGTGTGCTGAAAGATTCGTCGAATAATTCGACAGGGATTTGCGTCTGTTCTTTCAAGGCATCGGCAAATTTCGCGGCACGCCTGCCTGCGAGGTTAGGCTCCCCTTCTTCGTCGAACGATTGGCCAATGACGATCAAACCTGCATTATTTTCAGATGCGATATTGGCTACTTGCGCGGCATCCATCAAACGCGAAACGTGATTGATAACAGTCAATGGGCTGGCAAGTGTCGCGGTCGGATCACTGAGTGCGAGGCCAATCCGTTTTTCACCGTGGTCAACGACAAGAATCCTCATAGGGCCTTTTTACCGTAAAGAACACTAAGATTTGTATATTCTGTAGTCACCATTCTGTATTCCATGTTCACTGTGTAACGACCTCAATTTGAAACGGCACGATCGGCATCCACGGCCACCAGGATGGGCTCAACAATATTTTTGGTTCACTCAACAAAGGAAGATTTTCATTCAACACGGATTGCGCTTCAGACGAATTGAGACCTTGTAAGAGTTGTTGCACTTGCGCAACGCTCACCTGCTGATAGATCGTACGCTCGGCACGGATCGTCCAATGGACGGAGCCATCTTCCAGCAGTGACGGATCGGTTGCCGATTCAACTATCACAGCGTTGGATGCGGCGATAAAGCCCGAGGGTAGAGAAGCGTTCAAGGCCAACGAGGCAAGCTCGGTTAAGTCTGAGGCGCTTGCATAGAGGATGGAAAATTCGGCTTGCATGGTCAGAGTCAATTGTGAGGCGGCCGCTCCAGCAGGCGGGTCATAGACTTCTGAAATGATTTGCGAAAGGGCAAACGTATCACTGAAGAGCACATCATCTGAGCCGAGTCCATCCAGAAGATTTGTACGCGCATCATCTTCCAAACTTTTCAACAGAAGTTCCTTGGCATGCTCACGGTCTGCATCGGTTGCTTGCACCGACGAACGCTCGCGCCCACCCGTTGTAGGTTCGGGATTGATCACTGAGGCCGAAAGCCCCAGCCTGCCTTCGACCACATTGATCGTTTCAGCATCGAGGTTTCCCGCAATGCCACCTTCCACCGCTTCGATAGGCACGTCAAGAGTCTTCCCAACACCGGCATCAATAATGCCTTCATCAAGAGTCGCAAAACGTGTCTCACCACTTCGCACAAGTGTGCCCATCGGGATCGTCACTTTATCCTGCGTAAGATTGCGAAAGATCACAACGCCCTTCGCCTTCGATTGTGGTGTAATGCCCTCACCTGTCACGAGAACTCGTTGCACACCATCTACCACGATCGTTTTCTTGCGTGCCGGTATGGAACCAGTGATGAAAACATCGTTCACCGAAAGACTCGCAGACACCGGCACAACCAAACTTTGCGTTTCTGAAACAGGGTTTAACTTGACCTGTGCGCGCGGAATGAATAACGCGACCAGCACCAACACCGATGCCACACCGACGAGGAACACCAGTATCTTCACAACAGGATGCGCGCGCCACGCTTCTTCCTTAACTTGAACCTGCTCCCGTTGCTCGCGCAGAGTCTTATCTGGAGCTTTGTGCGGCCACTTCCTGATCCGAGGCTTGGGCCAAGTCACCTTTTGCGCCTGCCCCGTGGATTCGAACACCGGGATCCCCAGCGCCTCTGCATCTGCCCGCACCCGCCTCTGCCGTGTGACCAAACCCAACTGCGCACCGAGCGTGGATGCGTGTCGTTGTAAAACTTTCAAGTCCACTTGTCGCAATGTGACCTTTTCATACTTGGGCCACACCAACAGAATACGCGGCGTCTTCGCCCAAGACATTCTGTCGCGGACGGAGATGAGGTCATCGTGGGTTTCGAGTGTGATGATCTGGGTTTTCATGCAACCGAATTATAACTGGCAACACTGCCAGATTTCTCGTTTTCACTCGAAACGACAATATCATGAAGTAAAAGAAACAGCACCATCCGCGTCAACTTTGTGCGGTAATTCTTCAATTCCCCATAGGAAACTGTTTACGAAACTGCGTGGTAGAATCTCAATTCGTGAAACAATCCACAACTAAAATTCCCTCAAACGGTCACTTTATGATTGACCTACACAACGCCAATTTGCCGTCCTGAGGGTAGAAAAGTAGCATTTTTTTGGAGCAAGGATATGATCAAACTTAGTTACAGCACCTTTGGTTTAACCAACGTGGGCTTTTTGGACTCGATCACCGAAGTGGACAAGGCTGGTTACCCGGGCATCGAACTCGCATTCCATCGCGACCAGTTCAACCCATTCGAGATCACCGATGACTATGTAGCCGCTATTAAAAAGCGATTGCAAAGCGTCAACACAAAAGCCGCCTGTGTGGCGACAGCCTCACATTTTTTCACACCGTCCCGCCCGCATGAACCGTCTTTGATGAGCCCAGATACAGCTGGCAGAAAACGCCGCATTGATCTCGTCCGTCGCGGCGTTGACCTCGCCCGTAAGCTGGATATCCCTCTCGTCACATTTGGAAGCGGCTTCATCCGTGATGAGCATGTATCGAATCCATCGGTCAATCCACGCGAGTTGTTGGTCGACAGTATCCAACAGTGTCTTAAATTCGTACGGGACGATGAAGACATTACTCTGCTGATCGAGCCAGAGCCCGGTATGTTCATCGAAACAACAGAACAGGGATTGAGCCTGATCCGTGAAGTCAATTCACCCAAGTTCCAACTGCATGTGGATATGTGTCACATGTATTGTTCCGATAAAGATTATGTCGGAGCGCTGGCACAAGCCGCACCATATGCTCGCTTCCTGCATGTCTCGGATGCACGACAGGGGTATAACTTGAAGATATTGAAAATGGCAGACAACCTAAACCTTGATCTTAGTTTCGCCAACTACTTGGTCTACTTCCCTGAGACGGCCGAGTACCTGCTCGTGGATGCCGACAATCCGATCTACTTCCATGACGAAAAACCGAGCAAGGAACAGGAAAAACGAATTCAGGGTGTTTTGGATTCGGTAAGCATAAAAAAGAAACCAACCTTCGTGGACTACAACAAACTGTTCGCGGGAGCCACACCATTCGACGATGAAATTTTCACGTATCTTATTTCCGTCCCTGGCTTGAGCTACGATGTACTCGAACGCGCCCGGCCCATCATCATCTATCTGCGAAGCACAAAGAAC
Proteins encoded in this window:
- the ruvX gene encoding Holliday junction resolvase RuvX is translated as MRILVVDHGEKRIGLALSDPTATLASPLTVINHVSRLMDAAQVANIASENNAGLIVIGQSFDEEGEPNLAGRRAAKFADALKEQTQIPVELFDESFSTQDARATVIEMGFSRKKRAGHHDSLAAVMILRSYIESRNT
- a CDS encoding baseplate J/gp47 family protein, yielding MKTQIITLETHDDLISVRDRMSWAKTPRILLVWPKYEKVTLRQVDLKVLQRHASTLGAQLGLVTRQRRVRADAEALGIPVFESTGQAQKVTWPKPRIRKWPHKAPDKTLREQREQVQVKEEAWRAHPVVKILVFLVGVASVLVLVALFIPRAQVKLNPVSETQSLVVPVSASLSVNDVFITGSIPARKKTIVVDGVQRVLVTGEGITPQSKAKGVVIFRNLTQDKVTIPMGTLVRSGETRFATLDEGIIDAGVGKTLDVPIEAVEGGIAGNLDAETINVVEGRLGLSASVINPEPTTGGRERSSVQATDADREHAKELLLKSLEDDARTNLLDGLGSDDVLFSDTFALSQIISEVYDPPAGAAASQLTLTMQAEFSILYASASDLTELASLALNASLPSGFIAASNAVIVESATDPSLLEDGSVHWTIRAERTIYQQVSVAQVQQLLQGLNSSEAQSVLNENLPLLSEPKILLSPSWWPWMPIVPFQIEVVTQ
- a CDS encoding sugar phosphate isomerase/epimerase, producing the protein MIKLSYSTFGLTNVGFLDSITEVDKAGYPGIELAFHRDQFNPFEITDDYVAAIKKRLQSVNTKAACVATASHFFTPSRPHEPSLMSPDTAGRKRRIDLVRRGVDLARKLDIPLVTFGSGFIRDEHVSNPSVNPRELLVDSIQQCLKFVRDDEDITLLIEPEPGMFIETTEQGLSLIREVNSPKFQLHVDMCHMYCSDKDYVGALAQAAPYARFLHVSDARQGYNLKILKMADNLNLDLSFANYLVYFPETAEYLLVDADNPIYFHDEKPSKEQEKRIQGVLDSVSIKKKPTFVDYNKLFAGATPFDDEIFTYLISVPGLSYDVLERARPIIIYLRSTKNAEGKLLMDKMVANTLTGIVHFHEIPGEGTMDFAASFKALADNGFSGYASVELYHHVASWEKALNDSFKHLSQFV